A section of the Pseudanabaena mucicola str. Chao 1806 genome encodes:
- a CDS encoding NAD(P)H-quinone oxidoreductase subunit N, which translates to MPLIATDKIVKDLEKAGALAIQVPPEGGYEGRYQLRLKNAGYEILFITARGLGDVNSYLTGVHGVRPSHLGKTEIRTYFIPPAIQFRLNSLPAKSKGLVVWLIEGKYLSKQELETLSQIPDRDPRVKIVIETGSDRQVTWQSLKQAVAA; encoded by the coding sequence ATGCCATTGATTGCAACCGATAAAATTGTCAAAGACCTTGAAAAAGCAGGCGCTTTAGCAATACAAGTTCCTCCTGAAGGTGGTTATGAAGGGCGCTACCAACTTCGCCTAAAAAATGCAGGTTATGAAATCCTCTTCATCACCGCTCGTGGTCTGGGTGATGTAAATAGCTACCTCACAGGTGTTCATGGTGTGCGTCCCTCTCACCTTGGCAAAACTGAGATTCGTACTTATTTTATTCCTCCCGCTATTCAATTTCGACTCAATTCTTTACCAGCTAAATCCAAGGGCTTAGTTGTGTGGCTGATCGAAGGAAAGTATCTATCGAAGCAAGAATTAGAAACTTTAAGTCAAATCCCCGATCGCGATCCTCGTGTCAAAATCGTGATCGAAACTGGTAGCGATCGCCAAGTTACTTGGCAATCACTCAAACAAGCAGTTGCCGCCTAA
- a CDS encoding gamma-glutamylcyclotransferase — MLKSLKTQELSNTESSNGEYVHSSEPMFYYFAYGSCMCPVDLKRSLGESAHQYVVGVARLNGYKLGFYYRSPHRGCGCLDIVKDPSSYVEGVLYCLPLRLSDRLDIREDVSKGGYQHELISVIVNQKVYTNVRTYSVVNKLARELAPNDWYSNVVLRGASTCGLTENYFWQLFYHIYKLQSYSYNYHNYQECG, encoded by the coding sequence ATGCTCAAATCCCTAAAGACACAAGAGTTATCAAATACTGAAAGCTCTAACGGTGAATATGTTCATTCTTCTGAGCCGATGTTTTACTACTTTGCTTATGGCTCCTGTATGTGTCCTGTGGATTTAAAGCGATCGCTCGGTGAGTCTGCCCATCAATATGTTGTTGGTGTCGCCCGTTTAAATGGTTACAAGCTTGGCTTTTATTACCGTTCACCTCATCGCGGTTGTGGTTGCTTAGATATTGTCAAAGATCCTAGCTCTTATGTAGAAGGAGTCCTCTATTGCTTGCCACTGCGTCTTAGCGATCGCTTAGATATTCGCGAAGATGTCTCAAAAGGTGGTTATCAACATGAATTGATCTCCGTAATAGTTAATCAAAAAGTTTATACCAATGTCAGAACCTATAGTGTTGTCAATAAGCTAGCCCGAGAACTTGCACCTAATGATTGGTATTCCAACGTGGTCTTACGAGGTGCATCTACCTGCGGTTTAACCGAAAATTATTTCTGGCAATTGTTCTATCACATTTATAAATTACAGTCCTACAGTTATAACTATCATAACTATCAAGAATGCGGCTAA
- a CDS encoding oxygenase MpaB family protein — translation MKKPITERIAQLDPQHDCQEIVFLLTYQVFPWDIERALEFALFRTYAIPAISRLLAKTGELIKRPRKRYDDTELIMSEIVEHGYDSDRGQRALRRMNQMHGRFPISNEDFIYVLSTFIYEPIRWLDRYGWRSLTRNEQLACFYFYREVGLRMHIRDIPENFDQFEQFNRNYEQKHFALAPSNRIIAKVTVNLFLSFYLPRLLWSLGRPMIYAAIDDPLMAALSLPCPPIFLRKMVTGTLKLRGKIVGFLPERREPLLGTHRKRPSYPEGYQIEELGTFSRDC, via the coding sequence ATGAAAAAGCCAATTACAGAACGTATTGCCCAACTAGATCCACAGCATGATTGCCAAGAAATTGTCTTTTTACTTACGTATCAAGTTTTTCCTTGGGATATTGAGCGAGCTTTAGAATTTGCCCTATTTCGCACCTATGCTATTCCTGCCATCTCTAGGCTCTTAGCAAAAACAGGAGAATTGATTAAGCGACCCCGTAAGCGTTACGACGATACAGAACTAATCATGTCGGAAATTGTTGAACATGGCTATGATAGCGATCGCGGTCAAAGAGCCTTACGGCGCATGAACCAAATGCATGGGCGATTTCCAATTAGCAACGAAGACTTTATCTATGTCCTCAGCACATTCATTTACGAACCAATTCGTTGGTTAGATCGCTATGGATGGCGATCGCTAACTCGTAATGAGCAACTAGCTTGTTTTTACTTTTATCGAGAGGTGGGCTTACGGATGCATATTCGTGATATTCCTGAGAATTTTGATCAATTTGAGCAGTTTAATCGAAATTACGAGCAGAAGCATTTTGCACTTGCACCTTCAAACCGCATCATCGCGAAAGTGACGGTAAATTTATTTTTAAGTTTTTATTTACCACGATTACTATGGTCACTGGGCAGACCTATGATTTATGCAGCCATTGATGACCCTTTAATGGCTGCACTTTCGCTTCCTTGTCCACCTATCTTTTTACGCAAAATGGTTACAGGGACTCTAAAATTACGCGGCAAAATTGTCGGCTTTTTGCCTGAACGTCGCGAACCTCTGCTAGGCACTCATCGCAAGCGTCCATCTTATCCTGAAGGTTACCAAATTGAAGAACTAGGCACATTCTCTAGAGATTGCTAA
- a CDS encoding M48 family metallopeptidase: protein MPRYTGISSEAFRHPLDRQAEQALRSVPGFDLVAGKFVEFMYERPQTIYHIGNSIQVSHRQYATIHRIFRECVADLDVQPEPVLFVSQNPTANSYALGKDHPYIVINTGLLDLLTEEEIRAVLAHELGHIKCGHTVLIQMAMWVMSIVSTLSEMTFGLGGLVSSGLIYAFFEWRRKAELSSDRAALLVTDELNTVLSTMMKLSGGSSAFTHELSLPEFIRQSEAYQELDKDNLNQIYKFMLYNGFGAGSMLSHPFPVERVHYIREWAESEEYHHIQSGNYKRGDTTGAVDVSSPNDAKQTETESERLKRQIDELQAEINRLKR from the coding sequence ATGCCACGTTATACAGGCATTTCTAGCGAAGCCTTTCGACATCCCCTCGATCGCCAAGCCGAACAAGCCCTCCGCAGCGTCCCCGGTTTTGACCTCGTGGCAGGGAAATTTGTGGAGTTTATGTACGAGCGTCCGCAGACGATTTACCACATTGGTAATAGCATTCAGGTAAGTCATCGACAATATGCTACGATCCATCGCATTTTTCGCGAATGTGTTGCCGATCTGGATGTTCAGCCTGAGCCCGTTCTCTTTGTCTCCCAAAATCCCACAGCAAATAGCTATGCTCTCGGTAAAGATCACCCTTACATTGTGATTAATACAGGACTATTAGACCTGCTCACAGAAGAGGAAATTCGTGCTGTGCTTGCCCATGAACTTGGGCATATTAAATGCGGTCATACAGTCTTAATCCAAATGGCAATGTGGGTAATGAGTATTGTATCAACCTTAAGCGAAATGACCTTTGGTTTAGGCGGATTAGTTAGCAGTGGGTTAATTTATGCCTTTTTTGAATGGCGACGTAAGGCGGAACTGTCCAGCGATCGCGCCGCTTTATTAGTCACTGATGAACTGAATACAGTTCTCTCCACGATGATGAAGTTATCAGGTGGAAGTTCAGCATTTACTCATGAATTAAGCTTGCCTGAATTTATCCGCCAATCGGAAGCTTATCAAGAGCTTGATAAAGATAATCTCAATCAAATTTATAAGTTCATGCTCTACAACGGATTTGGTGCAGGTTCAATGCTCAGCCATCCGTTCCCTGTCGAGCGCGTTCACTACATCCGTGAGTGGGCTGAATCAGAGGAATATCACCATATACAATCTGGTAATTATAAGCGAGGCGATACTACAGGTGCTGTCGATGTTTCTAGTCCTAATGACGCGAAGCAAACGGAAACTGAATCTGAACGTCTCAAGCGTCAAATCGATGAACTACAAGCCGAAATCAATCGCCTTAAACGTTAA
- a CDS encoding glycosyltransferase family 4 protein: MKKHILFILPYLNQGGTEKQAFSLIEGLRDRYKISLLAPDGKGAPPFRALPISQREFTRWDFNFFKGLLELISGIKQIQREQEIDLVHVHGAHELMLSVRLVLGKVPIIFTVHGYHGNSAQFSYQMSCWFSNLLANQVISVCEAEYNLMKELGLNNKKHHLIYNGVKEPVLNANKSSELAKKFCLDPAKQIILGTAARLNEAKGLTYLLKAFASLTPSPSPIGRGAQELRLVIAGNGDLEASLKQEAQDLGIGDRVIFTGYLDGLPNLMQLFDIFVLPSLQEACSLACAEAMSQAKPVVGTCVGGIAEQVSDRQTGLIVMPRDPDSLAKSLAELIANQDLRDQFSKNGYARYRQMFSSEIMLGKTANLYDATL, encoded by the coding sequence GTGAAAAAACACATTTTATTCATTCTGCCTTACCTCAATCAAGGAGGTACAGAAAAGCAAGCATTTAGCCTGATTGAAGGACTACGCGATCGCTACAAAATTTCGCTTCTTGCTCCTGATGGCAAAGGTGCACCTCCATTTAGGGCTTTGCCTATCTCTCAACGAGAATTTACGAGATGGGATTTCAATTTTTTTAAGGGTTTGCTTGAACTCATCTCAGGAATTAAGCAAATTCAAAGAGAACAAGAGATTGATCTTGTCCATGTGCATGGCGCTCATGAATTGATGTTATCCGTACGGCTTGTCTTGGGCAAAGTGCCAATTATTTTTACAGTGCATGGCTATCACGGAAACAGCGCTCAATTTAGTTATCAAATGTCCTGCTGGTTTAGCAATCTGCTTGCAAATCAGGTGATTAGTGTCTGCGAAGCAGAATACAACCTAATGAAAGAATTAGGACTAAATAACAAAAAGCACCATTTAATCTACAATGGAGTCAAAGAACCTGTTCTTAATGCAAATAAATCCTCTGAATTAGCGAAGAAATTTTGCCTCGATCCCGCTAAGCAAATTATTCTCGGTACAGCCGCTCGTTTGAATGAAGCGAAGGGGTTAACCTATTTACTAAAAGCCTTTGCTTCCCTCACCCCCAGCCCTTCTCCCATTGGGAGAGGGGCGCAGGAGTTGAGATTGGTGATTGCAGGTAATGGTGATCTAGAAGCTTCACTGAAGCAGGAAGCTCAAGATCTCGGTATAGGTGATCGCGTCATTTTTACAGGCTATCTCGATGGTCTTCCTAATCTCATGCAGCTATTTGATATTTTTGTACTTCCTTCCCTTCAAGAAGCTTGCAGTCTTGCCTGTGCTGAAGCAATGTCTCAAGCTAAGCCCGTTGTCGGAACTTGTGTTGGCGGCATTGCTGAGCAGGTTAGCGATCGCCAGACTGGTTTAATCGTCATGCCTCGCGATCCTGACAGTTTAGCTAAAAGTCTCGCTGAACTAATTGCCAATCAAGATTTACGCGATCAATTCTCTAAAAATGGCTACGCCCGTTATCGGCAAATGTTCTCTAGTGAAATCATGTTGGGAAAAACTGCCAATTTATATGACGCAACTTTATGA
- the recQ gene encoding DNA helicase RecQ: MTSDSLQQTLKQYFGYDSFRAGQREIIEAHLAGRDTLAIMPTGGGKSICFQLPALLKDGVTIVVSPLIALMQDQVTALKENGIGATFLNSTLSVREANLRSQAVLDGVIKLTYVAPERLFAQQFIEFLKIVNQKIGIAGFAIDEAHCVSEWGHDFRPEYRQLRQIRQLYPDVPVIGLTATATERVREDISQQLGMYQPYIHVASFNRTNLYYEVIPKQGTEQSYLNLLQQIKRMQGSGIVYCLSRKRVTEIAERLREDGIAAIPYHAGLSAKEREENQTRWIRDDVQVMVATIAFGMGINKPDVRFVIHYDLPRNIEGYYQESGRAGRDGEDSHCTLFLGYQDLETIKYLIAQKVDPHSNEPLEAEQRIAYQQLRQVVDYAEGVTCRRAILLRYFGENFHGNCRNCDNCLTPKPMEDWTVESQKFLSCVARTKERFGAGHIIDVLRGSRKEKVLQHQHDQLSTYGIGKDRSLDEWRQLSRSLLHQGYLTQTTDGYAILKLNDRSWEVMRGQRNVLLPIERDTEPATVVERETSESPVDVEILFKRLRLLRKNLADGQEVPPYVIFSNATLNQMAEQQPTTRKDFAKLSGVGAKKLEQYADDFIAIILEHHLQYPPAEPTASVNSRVKPESVTPKAKISKVSTQRETLAMYENGLDIDEIARDRGLKPATVWTHLTQLLESGYAINIDRLVSPERQNVIYEALEVIGGDSLRNLFDHLREEYTYDEIKVVRAIWQNENEPL; this comes from the coding sequence ATGACAAGCGATTCTTTACAGCAAACACTGAAACAATATTTTGGTTATGACTCCTTTAGGGCAGGTCAACGTGAGATTATTGAGGCACATCTGGCTGGGCGGGATACCTTGGCAATTATGCCAACAGGGGGTGGAAAATCCATTTGCTTTCAACTGCCTGCATTATTAAAAGATGGTGTCACTATCGTTGTTTCGCCATTGATCGCTTTAATGCAGGATCAAGTTACGGCGCTTAAAGAGAATGGTATTGGCGCAACTTTTTTAAATAGTACTTTGTCAGTTCGAGAAGCGAATCTACGTTCGCAGGCAGTTTTAGATGGAGTGATTAAATTAACTTATGTAGCTCCCGAACGTTTATTTGCTCAGCAGTTCATCGAGTTTTTAAAGATTGTTAATCAAAAAATTGGTATTGCGGGATTTGCGATCGATGAGGCACACTGCGTATCAGAATGGGGGCATGATTTTCGTCCTGAATATCGTCAATTGCGACAGATACGCCAGTTATATCCTGATGTACCTGTAATTGGCTTGACTGCAACGGCAACTGAACGTGTCCGTGAAGATATTAGCCAACAGTTAGGAATGTATCAGCCATATATCCATGTTGCTAGTTTCAATCGTACTAATCTTTATTATGAAGTTATTCCTAAACAAGGAACCGAGCAATCCTATCTGAATCTCTTACAGCAAATTAAAAGAATGCAAGGTTCAGGGATCGTCTATTGTCTCAGTCGGAAGCGGGTAACTGAGATTGCTGAGAGATTGAGAGAGGATGGTATTGCCGCAATTCCCTATCATGCAGGCTTAAGCGCAAAGGAAAGAGAAGAAAATCAGACGCGCTGGATTCGTGATGATGTGCAGGTGATGGTTGCTACGATCGCATTTGGGATGGGCATCAATAAGCCTGATGTCAGGTTTGTGATTCATTATGATTTGCCCAGAAATATTGAAGGCTATTATCAGGAATCGGGACGAGCAGGACGTGACGGTGAAGATTCTCACTGTACTTTGTTTTTGGGCTATCAGGATTTAGAAACAATTAAATATTTGATCGCGCAGAAGGTCGATCCCCATAGTAATGAGCCATTAGAAGCAGAACAACGTATCGCCTATCAGCAACTGCGCCAAGTCGTAGACTATGCTGAGGGTGTGACCTGTCGCCGCGCTATTCTCCTCCGTTATTTTGGTGAGAACTTTCATGGCAATTGCCGCAACTGTGATAACTGCCTCACACCTAAGCCAATGGAAGATTGGACAGTGGAATCACAAAAGTTTTTATCCTGTGTGGCAAGAACTAAGGAGCGCTTCGGAGCAGGGCATATCATCGATGTATTGCGTGGTTCTCGCAAAGAAAAGGTTTTGCAACACCAGCATGATCAACTCTCGACCTATGGTATTGGGAAAGATCGCAGTCTTGACGAATGGCGACAACTTTCGCGATCGCTACTTCATCAAGGTTATTTAACCCAAACAACTGATGGTTATGCCATTCTCAAACTTAATGATCGCAGTTGGGAAGTGATGCGGGGTCAGCGTAATGTGCTACTGCCAATAGAACGGGATACGGAACCTGCAACCGTTGTTGAACGGGAAACGAGCGAAAGCCCTGTTGATGTCGAAATTCTCTTTAAGAGACTCCGCTTATTACGCAAAAATCTTGCCGATGGACAGGAAGTCCCTCCCTATGTGATTTTCAGTAATGCTACGCTCAATCAAATGGCAGAGCAGCAACCCACTACGCGCAAGGATTTTGCCAAACTATCGGGTGTTGGTGCAAAAAAATTAGAACAGTATGCCGATGATTTTATCGCGATTATTCTCGAACATCATCTCCAATATCCACCTGCGGAGCCTACAGCATCAGTAAACTCTAGGGTAAAGCCAGAATCTGTTACACCCAAAGCGAAGATTTCTAAGGTAAGTACACAGCGCGAAACCCTAGCCATGTACGAGAATGGTCTAGATATCGACGAAATCGCTCGCGATCGCGGATTAAAACCTGCAACAGTCTGGACGCATCTGACGCAATTATTAGAATCTGGCTATGCTATTAATATTGATCGCCTTGTATCTCCAGAACGCCAAAACGTCATTTATGAAGCTCTAGAAGTCATTGGTGGTGATTCTCTGCGAAATCTCTTCGATCATCTTCGAGAGGAATATACCTACGATGAGATTAAAGTTGTGCGAGCTATCTGGCAAAACGAAAATGAACCTCTATAA
- a CDS encoding inositol monophosphatase family protein yields the protein MNNWQQILPFIQELTKQVGDRLLHDFEQARVAIAKDDGSLVTKSDQWADAYIKAALEKKFPDFGVLTEESTQVLPDREWAWVVDPLDGTTNFARGIPIWGISLGLLHRGTPVFGYVAIPPLRQNIYGWSDEHGSAAFLNDNPILLLSESPDPHALGNYFFSACSRSLEKMGRAKFPFKLRMLGVASYNILTVALGSTIGAVEATPKIWDIAAVWVVLKAIGAIWIPLEASSNIFPLEMGKNYSSRSFPTLVISHHELLPMAQEIVKPFYK from the coding sequence ATGAATAATTGGCAACAAATTCTTCCCTTTATCCAAGAACTGACTAAACAAGTTGGAGATCGCCTGCTGCATGATTTTGAACAGGCACGAGTAGCGATTGCTAAAGATGATGGTAGCCTCGTCACCAAAAGCGATCAATGGGCAGATGCTTATATCAAGGCAGCTTTAGAAAAAAAATTTCCTGATTTTGGAGTTTTAACGGAAGAATCAACGCAAGTCTTACCTGATCGCGAATGGGCTTGGGTCGTTGATCCCCTTGATGGCACAACCAACTTCGCAAGGGGAATTCCGATTTGGGGAATTTCCTTAGGACTATTACATCGTGGTACACCTGTGTTTGGTTATGTCGCGATACCGCCATTACGTCAAAATATCTATGGTTGGTCAGATGAGCATGGCTCCGCCGCATTTTTGAATGACAATCCCATTCTTTTATTATCAGAATCTCCTGATCCTCATGCCCTTGGTAATTACTTTTTTAGCGCCTGTTCCCGTAGTCTTGAAAAGATGGGCAGAGCGAAATTCCCTTTTAAGTTAAGAATGTTAGGAGTAGCTAGTTACAATATTTTGACGGTTGCACTTGGCTCTACCATTGGCGCAGTAGAAGCAACTCCCAAAATTTGGGATATTGCGGCAGTTTGGGTCGTCCTAAAAGCGATCGGGGCGATTTGGATTCCTTTAGAAGCATCGTCAAACATATTTCCATTAGAGATGGGCAAAAATTACAGTAGTCGCAGTTTCCCAACTTTAGTAATTAGCCATCATGAGTTATTGCCAATGGCGCAGGAAATTGTCAAACCATTCTATAAATAA
- a CDS encoding chromate transporter, whose protein sequence is MSEYTKPDPESEILSSDVLSEPQPKSKTPLWELALVFGRLGSIAFGGPAAHIAQIELEVVQHRRWLSREKLLDLLSISNLIPGPNSTELVIHIGLEQAGWQGLIVAGTCFILPAMLLVWGLAIIYVEYQKLPAVGWLLYGVKPVIIAIIAQSLWKLGKSALKNIPTWIAGLVVLAMYFLQINEVTLMLGAGVVVSLVRNLISSKNSKSLSIFFFPFSSVPLPLGAITTNITPTITPKPWHTVFFSFLKIGSVLYGSGYVLLAFVQQEFVDRTHWLTSQQLLDAVAIGQFTPGPVLTTATFIGYLLAGNLGAIAATVGIFLPAFILVLAVNPFVANLRKSPWTSGFLDGVNAASIGLMAAVAWELGRSTLIDIWTVVLAIASLTILLKFPKFNSAWLIIAGGVIGWLLKFKLLV, encoded by the coding sequence ATGTCCGAGTATACCAAACCAGATCCAGAATCAGAAATTTTATCAAGTGATGTGTTGTCAGAGCCTCAACCAAAATCCAAAACTCCACTATGGGAATTAGCATTGGTATTTGGAAGGTTAGGCTCAATCGCCTTTGGAGGACCTGCAGCGCATATTGCCCAGATTGAATTGGAAGTCGTGCAGCATCGGCGCTGGCTCAGTCGCGAAAAGTTATTAGACTTGTTAAGTATTAGCAATCTTATTCCTGGTCCGAACTCAACGGAGTTAGTCATTCATATTGGTTTGGAGCAAGCGGGATGGCAGGGATTAATCGTGGCAGGAACTTGTTTTATCTTGCCTGCGATGTTATTAGTCTGGGGATTGGCGATCATCTATGTCGAATATCAGAAACTTCCTGCGGTAGGTTGGTTGCTTTATGGAGTTAAACCCGTAATTATTGCAATTATTGCCCAATCCCTCTGGAAACTTGGGAAATCTGCTTTGAAAAATATTCCCACTTGGATTGCAGGGCTTGTAGTTTTAGCTATGTACTTTCTCCAAATTAATGAAGTTACATTAATGCTAGGTGCGGGTGTAGTAGTTAGCCTTGTTCGCAATTTAATATCCTCGAAAAATTCTAAATCCCTATCAATTTTCTTTTTTCCTTTTTCATCTGTTCCCTTACCTTTAGGGGCGATCACCACAAATATCACACCTACTATCACACCAAAGCCTTGGCATACCGTATTTTTCAGTTTTTTAAAAATTGGGTCTGTGCTATATGGGAGTGGCTATGTTTTGCTTGCCTTTGTGCAACAAGAATTTGTTGATCGCACCCATTGGCTGACATCACAGCAATTGTTAGATGCGGTAGCAATCGGGCAATTTACTCCAGGACCTGTTTTAACTACGGCTACCTTCATTGGCTATCTCTTAGCAGGAAACTTGGGAGCGATCGCTGCCACGGTTGGCATTTTTTTACCAGCGTTTATCCTAGTCTTAGCGGTCAATCCTTTTGTGGCTAATTTACGCAAATCTCCTTGGACATCAGGTTTTCTCGATGGCGTAAATGCTGCTTCTATTGGCTTGATGGCAGCCGTGGCATGGGAATTAGGGAGGAGTACTTTGATTGATATTTGGACAGTTGTATTGGCGATCGCTAGTCTCACAATTTTGCTCAAATTTCCCAAGTTCAATTCCGCTTGGTTAATAATCGCTGGTGGTGTGATCGGTTGGTTACTTAAGTTTAAGTTGCTTGTCTAA
- a CDS encoding quinone-dependent dihydroorotate dehydrogenase yields MLNFAYHYGVRPLLFSLAPELAHHLAIATCRQVSNSSALQMIAKSSFCYNDGRLSQTLWNLKFANPVGLAAGFDKNAEAIGAWEHLGFGFAEVGTITAKAQSGNPQPRLFRLPSDHAVLNRMGFNNRGASATAIAIQNYLADHKLSIPLGINLGKSKVTELADAKFDYAESLRSLYNFGDYFVVNVSSPNTPNLRDLQATDQLCGILAELQPINTANKPILVKIAPDLNDADIIEIVQVSQAYGVAGIIATNTTISRQNLTTTHLSITGKPVTEEAGGISGQPLRDRSLAVINLIWQNTNGSLPIIGVGGIFNTDDAWQKITAGAAIVQVYTGLIYEGPLVVKQILQGLVAKLEANGLDNIQQAIGLDHR; encoded by the coding sequence ATGCTTAACTTTGCCTATCATTATGGGGTACGCCCCCTGCTGTTTTCTCTTGCTCCTGAATTAGCTCATCATTTGGCGATCGCCACTTGCCGGCAAGTTAGTAACTCATCAGCATTACAAATGATCGCAAAATCTAGCTTTTGCTATAACGATGGGCGGCTCTCACAAACCCTATGGAACTTGAAATTTGCGAATCCTGTGGGCTTAGCTGCTGGATTCGATAAAAACGCTGAAGCGATCGGGGCGTGGGAACATTTAGGTTTCGGTTTTGCAGAAGTGGGGACAATTACCGCAAAGGCACAGTCGGGCAATCCTCAACCAAGGCTATTTCGTTTGCCAAGCGATCATGCAGTTCTTAATCGTATGGGCTTTAACAATCGTGGTGCATCCGCAACCGCGATCGCCATCCAAAATTATTTGGCAGATCATAAGCTTAGTATTCCCCTCGGCATCAACCTTGGTAAATCCAAAGTGACCGAACTTGCAGATGCCAAATTTGACTATGCCGAAAGTTTGCGATCACTCTACAATTTTGGCGATTACTTTGTGGTCAATGTGAGTTCTCCGAATACTCCCAATTTACGAGATCTACAGGCAACTGACCAGTTATGTGGCATCCTTGCAGAATTGCAACCAATTAATACCGCCAATAAACCAATTCTGGTTAAAATTGCTCCTGACTTGAATGATGCCGACATTATCGAAATAGTCCAAGTTAGTCAGGCCTACGGAGTGGCTGGAATTATTGCGACAAATACAACCATTTCACGCCAAAATTTAACAACTACACATCTATCAATAACAGGTAAACCTGTCACCGAGGAAGCAGGTGGTATCAGTGGTCAACCCCTACGAGATCGCTCTTTAGCTGTTATAAATCTGATCTGGCAAAACACCAATGGTAGTTTACCGATCATCGGTGTCGGTGGTATTTTCAACACCGATGATGCTTGGCAAAAGATCACAGCTGGTGCAGCGATCGTGCAGGTCTACACAGGTTTAATTTATGAAGGACCTTTAGTAGTGAAACAAATTTTGCAAGGCTTGGTCGCTAAGCTCGAAGCCAATGGTTTAGATAATATTCAACAAGCGATCGGTCTAGACCACCGTTAG